A genomic segment from Saprospiraceae bacterium encodes:
- the hppD gene encoding 4-hydroxyphenylpyruvate dioxygenase, translated as MQTLTEIKSQTQTDAFPILGTDFIEFYVGNAKQAAHYYQTAFGFELIAYKGPETGNRDFCSYVLKQNKIRFVLTSSLLPDHEINKHFQLHGDGVKVLALWVEDARSSYETALSRGAESAFEPIKLQDEHGEVILAGIKTYGETIHTLVERKNYNGIFLPGYVKKESLLKTHSTGLNYVDHCVGNVELGQMNRWVKFYQDVLGFKLLITFDDKDISTEFTALMSKVVSNGNGYIKFPINEPAAGRKKSQIEEYIDFYRGAGVQHIAIETDNILQTVDQLRKNGVDFLYVPDNYYETVMDRVGHIDENIDEVKRLNILVDRDEDGYLLQIFTKPIQDRPTVFFEIIQRRGAKSFGKGNFKALFEAIEREQELRGNL; from the coding sequence ATGCAAACACTAACAGAAATAAAATCTCAAACTCAAACGGATGCCTTTCCAATATTGGGAACTGATTTTATTGAATTTTATGTCGGAAATGCCAAACAGGCTGCTCATTATTATCAAACTGCTTTTGGTTTTGAATTGATCGCTTATAAAGGTCCAGAAACCGGTAATCGGGATTTTTGTTCCTATGTTTTAAAACAAAATAAAATCCGGTTTGTACTGACTTCCTCTTTACTTCCGGATCATGAAATCAATAAACATTTTCAACTTCATGGAGATGGCGTAAAAGTTTTAGCCTTATGGGTTGAAGATGCTCGCAGTTCCTACGAAACCGCTCTATCCAGAGGAGCTGAATCTGCTTTTGAACCCATTAAATTGCAAGATGAACATGGTGAAGTAATTCTGGCAGGAATTAAAACCTATGGTGAAACCATTCACACGCTCGTAGAACGGAAAAATTATAATGGGATCTTTCTACCCGGTTATGTTAAAAAAGAAAGCCTGCTTAAAACACACTCCACTGGTTTGAATTATGTCGATCATTGCGTTGGCAATGTAGAACTGGGACAAATGAATCGTTGGGTTAAATTCTATCAGGATGTATTGGGTTTTAAATTACTCATCACATTTGACGATAAAGATATTTCTACAGAATTCACAGCTTTGATGAGTAAAGTAGTATCTAATGGAAACGGTTATATTAAATTTCCAATAAACGAACCTGCAGCAGGGCGAAAAAAATCTCAAATCGAAGAATACATTGATTTTTATCGCGGCGCAGGCGTACAGCATATTGCCATCGAAACCGATAACATTCTTCAAACCGTTGACCAACTTCGAAAAAACGGTGTGGATTTTCTATATGTTCCCGATAATTATTATGAAACCGTTATGGATCGCGTTGGCCATATTGACGAAAATATAGATGAAGTCAAACGTCTGAATATTTTAGTTGACCGGGATGAAGATGGTTATCTGCTACAAATATTTACCAAACCAATTCAAGACAGACCGACCGTATTTTTTGAAATCATCCAACGTCGTGGTGCAAAATCCTTTGGCAAAGGAAACTTTAAAGCTTTATTTGAAGCCATTGAACGGGAACAGGAATTAAGAGGAAATTTATAA
- a CDS encoding DegT/DnrJ/EryC1/StrS family aminotransferase: MGQEEWEACKLPIMSGWVTQGPQVEAFENLFAEIHNVKHAIAVSNCTTALHLSLLAIGIGPGDEVIVPAFTWISTANAVIYCGAKPVFVDIDLKTFNIDPDKIKKEINKNTKAIIPVHLFGLCANIDKIRSISSNIIIIEDAACAAGALYLNKPAGSLGEIGCFSFHPRKSITTGEGGMITTNNDEYADLIRKLRNHGASISEEQRHKGPKPYILPNFDLVGYNYRMTDIQGAIGFVQLKKLIHFIESRNMWAQYYSNSLNKIDWIITPEQITNYRHGWQSYVLLLNPSTSPITRNDFMELLQSKGIATRPGTHAVHMLNFYKSKFSIQENDFPNSKIADQQSVAIPLHNLMTKSDFDYIINTIKNITN; encoded by the coding sequence ATGGGTCAAGAAGAATGGGAAGCATGCAAATTGCCTATAATGTCAGGTTGGGTTACCCAAGGCCCTCAGGTAGAAGCATTTGAAAATTTATTTGCTGAAATTCATAATGTAAAACATGCTATTGCAGTCTCTAATTGCACTACCGCATTGCATCTTTCGCTATTAGCAATCGGAATTGGACCTGGGGATGAAGTTATTGTACCCGCATTTACGTGGATTTCAACCGCAAATGCAGTTATTTATTGTGGAGCTAAACCAGTATTTGTTGACATAGATTTGAAAACTTTCAATATCGATCCGGATAAAATTAAAAAAGAAATAAATAAAAATACAAAAGCCATAATACCTGTCCATTTATTTGGTTTATGTGCAAATATTGATAAAATCAGAAGTATATCTTCAAATATAATAATTATAGAAGATGCAGCTTGTGCAGCTGGTGCTCTTTATTTGAATAAACCAGCAGGAAGTTTAGGAGAAATTGGATGTTTTTCATTCCATCCTCGAAAATCTATCACAACAGGCGAAGGTGGAATGATTACTACCAACAACGATGAATATGCTGACCTAATTCGAAAACTAAGAAACCATGGTGCTTCAATTTCTGAGGAGCAAAGACACAAAGGTCCCAAACCCTACATATTACCAAATTTTGATCTTGTTGGGTACAATTATAGAATGACAGATATTCAAGGTGCAATTGGATTTGTACAATTAAAAAAATTAATCCACTTTATTGAAAGTAGAAATATGTGGGCTCAATACTATTCAAATTCATTAAATAAAATAGATTGGATAATCACTCCAGAACAAATTACCAATTACAGACATGGATGGCAATCTTATGTCTTGCTTCTCAATCCAAGCACATCACCAATAACTAGAAATGACTTCATGGAGTTATTACAATCTAAAGGAATTGCAACTAGACCTGGAACTCATGCTGTTCATATGTTAAATTTTTATAAATCAAAATTTTCTATTCAAGAAAATGACTTTCCTAACTCTAAAATTGCTGATCAACAATCAGTAGCTATTCCATTACATAATTTAATGACTAAATCTGATTTTGATTACATAATTAATACGATAAAAAATATTACAAATTAG
- a CDS encoding histidine kinase — protein sequence MGIYKLFNNEVYKEKLINSVINRLFVFDRNKLWVCTDNEGIYIFQFGRLVCHLNIESGLPSNSVTSVTSINKESVIIGTDNGCFIQTNCRNANFTFDRLDCIPANEIQDLINYKESVYIGTAKGLVLVSKVNLQPNIEKPLIYVNSLVSYSSDGEIKVDGPLKYYQNHVRVSFGTRSLLSSEKLGIWYRLIGNDSKWMNTKNNFIEFVALNSDKYNLELKAVNEDGIESENLISLNFEILRPWWEAIWLNAYLLSLAIILLVVGIVLVVILIRLKYKRKAKIVDQINQLKLESLQNQMNPHFIFNALNAIQGFLGFKDEEKAMKYMSELGKLMRIIFEQSKVKSISLEQEFELLWSYIRLEELRFGADFEVKFIVDPILDLNEEYIKIPPLLIQPILENSFRHGLMHTKAKGFVSIEFKYVDECIVCIVEDNGIGRLESRKINEWKRKNHVSTGIASAAERIRIIDKAMGLLSIDIEDIRDLVGKSSGTRTTIVLQMVDKNELVTL from the coding sequence TTGGGTATTTATAAACTTTTTAACAATGAGGTTTATAAGGAGAAGCTTATAAATAGTGTAATTAATAGACTTTTTGTATTTGATAGAAACAAATTATGGGTTTGCACTGATAATGAAGGAATTTATATATTTCAATTTGGCAGATTAGTTTGTCATTTAAACATTGAAAGCGGTCTGCCTAGTAATAGTGTAACTAGTGTTACCAGTATTAATAAGGAAAGTGTAATTATTGGAACTGATAATGGTTGTTTTATTCAGACTAATTGTAGAAATGCAAATTTCACATTTGATAGATTAGATTGTATCCCAGCAAATGAAATACAAGATTTGATTAATTATAAGGAGAGTGTTTATATTGGAACTGCAAAGGGTTTAGTTCTGGTTAGTAAAGTAAATTTGCAACCAAATATTGAAAAGCCACTAATTTATGTAAATAGCCTGGTTTCTTATAGTAGTGATGGTGAAATAAAGGTAGATGGTCCTTTGAAATATTATCAAAATCATGTTCGTGTAAGTTTTGGGACTAGAAGTTTATTATCTTCTGAAAAATTGGGAATTTGGTATAGGTTAATTGGAAATGATAGTAAATGGATGAACACTAAAAATAATTTTATAGAGTTTGTGGCATTAAATAGTGATAAATATAATTTAGAATTGAAAGCAGTTAATGAGGATGGAATAGAATCTGAAAATTTAATTAGTTTAAATTTTGAAATATTGCGCCCGTGGTGGGAGGCAATTTGGTTAAATGCATATTTGCTTTCATTAGCTATTATTTTATTGGTTGTTGGAATTGTCCTTGTGGTAATATTAATTAGATTAAAGTATAAAAGGAAGGCTAAAATTGTTGATCAAATTAATCAGCTAAAATTAGAATCTTTACAAAATCAGATGAATCCTCATTTTATATTTAATGCATTAAATGCAATACAGGGATTTCTTGGATTTAAAGATGAAGAAAAAGCAATGAAATATATGTCTGAATTAGGAAAATTGATGAGAATTATTTTTGAACAATCAAAAGTGAAGTCAATCAGTTTGGAACAGGAGTTTGAATTACTATGGAGTTATATTAGATTGGAAGAATTACGTTTTGGGGCAGATTTTGAAGTTAAATTTATAGTAGACCCTATCTTGGATTTAAACGAAGAATATATTAAAATTCCTCCTCTTTTGATTCAACCAATTCTAGAGAATTCATTTAGACATGGTTTAATGCATACCAAAGCAAAAGGATTTGTTTCGATAGAATTCAAGTATGTTGATGAATGTATTGTATGTATAGTGGAAGATAATGGTATTGGTAGATTAGAATCAAGAAAAATCAATGAATGGAAGAGAAAGAACCATGTTTCTACAGGTATCGCTTCTGCAGCTGAAAGAATAAGAATAATTGATAAAGCTATGGGTCTTTTGTCAATTGATATTGAAGATATTAGAGATTTAGTAGGAAAGTCAAGCGGTACAAGAACTACTATAGTATTGCAAATGGTCGATAAAAATGAATTAGTAACATTATGA
- a CDS encoding acylphosphatase, whose translation MNQKGCYWKIRGKVQGVWYRASAKQEADRLGLRGHVNNDRDGSVCISVYGNEEDIRKFKIWCWKGPVNAKVESIEEEELPYNEFPDFAIRK comes from the coding sequence ATGAATCAGAAAGGCTGCTATTGGAAGATTCGGGGAAAAGTACAGGGAGTCTGGTACCGGGCATCTGCAAAGCAAGAGGCGGATCGCCTGGGCTTAAGGGGCCATGTCAACAATGATCGGGATGGATCAGTCTGCATTTCAGTTTATGGCAATGAAGAAGATATCAGGAAATTTAAAATCTGGTGTTGGAAAGGTCCTGTAAATGCAAAGGTTGAGTCGATCGAAGAAGAGGAGCTTCCGTATAACGAATTCCCTGATTTTGCAATACGCAAATAA
- a CDS encoding ferritin: MLDKKMELALNNQLEKEAFSSYSYLAMAVWCDQKSMEGCSRFFYRQAEEEHLHMMKILAYLIERNGQPVIPAIKKPKADYKSIYEIFNQTFKQEKEVTQSIHDLINETQKLNDHSTQNFLQWYVSEQREEEAVVMKILDKIQLIGEGPMCLYYIDKEVEAINNQIVINEAKA, encoded by the coding sequence ATGTTGGATAAAAAAATGGAATTAGCATTAAACAATCAACTTGAGAAGGAAGCTTTTTCAAGTTATAGTTATTTAGCAATGGCAGTTTGGTGTGATCAAAAAAGTATGGAAGGGTGTTCACGTTTTTTTTACCGGCAGGCGGAAGAAGAACATTTGCATATGATGAAAATACTGGCTTATTTGATTGAGCGGAATGGACAACCTGTTATTCCCGCAATTAAAAAACCAAAGGCAGATTACAAAAGCATCTATGAAATTTTTAATCAAACATTTAAGCAGGAGAAAGAGGTTACCCAATCAATTCATGATTTAATCAATGAAACGCAAAAACTCAATGACCATTCCACACAAAATTTTCTGCAATGGTATGTTTCAGAACAGCGTGAAGAGGAAGCAGTTGTTATGAAAATATTGGATAAAATTCAGTTGATAGGTGAGGGACCTATGTGTTTATATTATATTGATAAAGAAGTTGAGGCAATAAATAATCAAATAGTAATAAACGAAGCAAAAGCCTGA
- a CDS encoding gliding motility-associated C-terminal domain-containing protein, with product MEYIKFIRIWAVTLLVLMSGNLYFVSKNFSISNSYEFAPSSTNEKLFKLYLPCSLLCEKVEWMNWNIVSGFDYRGNSKKGGVLLSNDPKTGYQHKYLNSIRLFSNVIKPKLINNIPTPWMPGIPGVTKLVHRLILDSLISKNELLLLLGEFPNSNKYSGLQIGKLRIYDKFMNQLSLIKICEFLQDPLEGGIFSPILIQNNGTDLLFTVNSQSGNDGGILILGNIPDSAYIIEVEHNNEISSKDDGIYINVGFPDCCNRIIKSIDTVVCENIIINGNLINKSSIFSDTIRNGSCDSIINYNITIFNKSILNLGNDTIICDGELLTLKAISELTKWSDGMIGKEILVSRPGLYWAEIESPCGVLRDSIIINYIRKPKLDLGHDMIYCLGVIDTIWSKDSNTIWNDGSKGPYLVIDHEGVYFGSLSNDCFIASDTINVVAFEKVNLNLGPDIILCEGEQDTVFSPYILKWNDGTENNFVIVNRTGNYWGIKYTPCGLETDTFSCNVLVKKIKPYLANDTSICLNTTLNLNVPLAPILWNKIFINTIEVTIPGIYSYVYEDKCQTISDTILIKWDSFPIILDQKLILSCEVNSIILNSGIENVEWSTGYIGRSIRVKEPGKYSYIVNNSCGLFSSEVEVSFVDGISIDLPNVFSPNGDNINDYFPPKPFPRAFYVEIFDRWGELIFKGENNYWDGEFLNKKVIPGVYVYVFSIENCKYLFKYGTITIVK from the coding sequence ATGGAATATATTAAATTCATAAGAATATGGGCTGTAACATTATTAGTGTTGATGTCAGGTAATTTATATTTTGTAAGCAAGAACTTCTCAATTAGTAATAGCTATGAATTTGCTCCAAGCTCAACTAATGAAAAATTATTCAAATTGTATTTACCGTGTAGTTTGCTTTGTGAAAAGGTTGAATGGATGAATTGGAATATTGTTAGTGGTTTTGATTATAGAGGAAATTCAAAAAAGGGAGGAGTTTTATTGAGTAACGATCCAAAAACGGGTTATCAACATAAATATTTGAATTCTATAAGACTTTTTAGCAATGTTATTAAGCCTAAACTTATAAATAATATCCCGACGCCTTGGATGCCTGGGATTCCGGGTGTAACAAAATTAGTTCATAGACTAATTCTTGACAGCTTAATTAGTAAGAATGAATTATTACTTTTATTAGGTGAATTTCCAAATTCTAATAAATATTCAGGACTTCAAATTGGAAAACTTAGGATCTACGATAAATTTATGAACCAATTATCCTTAATTAAAATTTGCGAATTCTTACAGGATCCCTTAGAAGGAGGAATTTTCTCTCCAATACTTATACAGAATAATGGAACCGATTTATTATTTACTGTAAATAGCCAGTCAGGCAATGATGGTGGAATTTTAATTCTTGGAAATATACCTGATTCTGCTTACATAATTGAAGTTGAACATAATAACGAAATAAGCTCAAAGGATGATGGTATTTATATAAATGTTGGATTTCCTGATTGTTGCAATCGTATCATTAAATCAATTGATACTGTGGTCTGTGAAAATATAATAATAAATGGAAATTTAATTAATAAGTCTTCTATTTTTTCAGACACAATTAGAAATGGAAGTTGTGACAGTATAATAAATTATAATATTACTATTTTTAATAAATCAATTTTAAATCTTGGTAATGATACAATAATTTGTGATGGTGAATTATTAACATTGAAGGCTATCTCGGAACTTACAAAGTGGAGTGATGGTATGATCGGAAAAGAAATTTTAGTATCTCGACCGGGTTTATATTGGGCAGAAATTGAATCCCCATGTGGTGTGTTAAGAGATTCAATTATTATCAATTATATAAGAAAACCAAAATTAGATCTAGGCCATGATATGATTTATTGCTTAGGTGTAATTGATACGATTTGGTCGAAAGATTCAAATACAATTTGGAATGATGGTAGTAAGGGACCTTATTTAGTAATAGATCATGAAGGCGTTTATTTCGGAAGCTTATCAAATGATTGTTTCATTGCAAGTGACACAATCAATGTTGTTGCTTTTGAGAAGGTAAATTTAAACTTAGGTCCTGATATCATTTTATGTGAAGGTGAGCAAGATACAGTTTTTAGTCCGTACATCTTAAAATGGAATGATGGAACAGAAAATAATTTTGTAATTGTAAATAGGACTGGAAATTATTGGGGAATAAAATATACTCCATGTGGGTTAGAAACTGATACTTTTTCCTGTAATGTATTGGTTAAAAAAATTAAACCTTATTTAGCCAATGATACAAGCATTTGTTTAAATACTACTTTAAATCTAAATGTTCCGCTGGCACCAATACTCTGGAATAAGATATTTATTAATACAATTGAGGTAACTATTCCAGGTATTTATAGTTATGTTTATGAAGATAAATGTCAGACAATATCTGATACAATTCTAATAAAGTGGGACTCTTTTCCAATAATTTTAGACCAAAAGTTAATTTTATCGTGTGAAGTAAATTCAATAATATTAAATTCTGGAATTGAAAATGTTGAATGGTCAACTGGTTATATTGGGAGATCTATTCGGGTAAAAGAGCCTGGAAAATATTCTTATATCGTTAATAACTCCTGTGGGTTATTTTCAAGTGAAGTAGAAGTAAGCTTTGTCGATGGAATTTCAATTGATTTGCCCAATGTTTTTTCACCGAATGGGGACAATATAAATGATTATTTTCCTCCTAAACCATTTCCTAGAGCATTTTATGTAGAAATTTTTGATAGGTGGGGCGAACTCATATTTAAGGGTGAAAATAATTACTGGGATGGTGAGTTTCTTAATAAGAAAGTTATACCAGGAGTTTATGTCTATGTTTTTAGTATTGAGAATTGTAAATACCTATTTAAATATGGTACAATAACAATTGTTAAATAA
- a CDS encoding T9SS type A sorting domain-containing protein encodes MKYGIGFIIALFVMNASQAQKITPTVLSSAGAVMKANNVSIEWTLGEIATETKVSGGNIITQGFHQTNLTIVSTQNPGIEGLKVYPNPFVSELTIENKTGDQLLIHLVGIQGQCITEFKIENGVHSLDLDFLPSGSYILETAKGIQTQQFILEKLK; translated from the coding sequence ATGAAGTATGGAATTGGATTTATCATAGCTCTTTTTGTAATGAATGCAAGTCAGGCTCAAAAGATTACGCCTACGGTTTTAAGCAGTGCAGGAGCTGTTATGAAAGCGAACAATGTGAGTATAGAATGGACTTTAGGTGAAATCGCTACCGAAACCAAAGTTTCAGGTGGAAATATAATAACTCAAGGTTTTCATCAAACCAATCTTACCATTGTTTCTACTCAAAATCCAGGAATTGAAGGTTTAAAAGTTTATCCCAATCCATTTGTTTCTGAGTTAACTATTGAAAATAAGACAGGAGATCAGCTGCTTATTCACTTAGTTGGAATCCAAGGCCAATGCATCACTGAGTTTAAAATTGAGAATGGCGTGCATTCGTTGGATCTTGATTTTCTTCCATCTGGATCGTACATCCTTGAAACCGCAAAGGGAATTCAAACCCAACAATTTATTCTAGAGAAATTAAAATAA
- a CDS encoding response regulator transcription factor, which translates to MRVDAILTIIIEDEFESHTLLSRMIALHCKNLKLCGVFNSVKEASYYIKRNKVDLIFLDIELPNESGFSLFEYFPSPKFYVIFTTAYNNHAIKAFKFSAIDYILKPIDYLDLINAVSKFERLFYLNSIEINYQALISNMKIKDDKRFAVNHQSGFDMIDYDEVLWLEADVNYTRIHMRSRGIVTIAKTLKLFEDYLDSSRFFRISRSAIVNIDYIIKFHKNTSFYVTLIDKSNLQVSESRKDELLALYNRI; encoded by the coding sequence ATGAGAGTTGATGCTATTTTAACAATAATTATAGAAGATGAATTCGAAAGTCATACGTTATTATCCAGGATGATAGCGCTTCATTGTAAGAATTTAAAATTGTGTGGGGTCTTTAATTCTGTCAAGGAGGCTTCATATTATATAAAAAGGAATAAAGTTGACTTAATATTTTTAGACATAGAATTACCAAATGAAAGTGGTTTTAGTTTATTTGAATATTTTCCTTCGCCTAAATTTTATGTAATTTTTACGACGGCATATAATAATCATGCAATTAAAGCTTTTAAATTTTCTGCAATTGATTATATCTTAAAACCAATTGACTATCTAGATCTTATAAATGCTGTATCTAAATTTGAACGATTATTTTATTTAAATTCGATTGAGATTAATTATCAAGCTCTGATAAGTAATATGAAAATTAAGGATGATAAAAGGTTTGCTGTAAATCATCAATCAGGTTTTGATATGATTGATTATGATGAGGTTTTGTGGCTCGAGGCAGATGTAAATTATACACGAATACATATGAGATCTCGAGGGATTGTAACAATTGCCAAAACTTTAAAATTATTTGAAGATTATTTAGACTCTAGTAGGTTTTTTAGAATAAGTCGATCTGCAATAGTAAATATTGACTATATTATTAAATTCCACAAAAATACTTCATTTTATGTTACTTTAATTGATAAATCTAATTTGCAAGTATCTGAATCTAGGAAAGATGAGCTTTTGGCTTTGTATAATAGAATATGA
- a CDS encoding DNA repair protein, translating to MNTISEIQVSYHPKCSVMSLIKSCHGAYEVIIPLFNEDMLQYKEIFMVLYHNRANWISGYHEHLIGSDASNVASAKQVIVIVFKVNTFSFILVHNHPTRSTKPSSADIDITKRIKEAAGLFEIKVLDHLIIGEGFYSFT from the coding sequence ATGAACACCATATCAGAAATACAAGTCAGTTATCATCCTAAATGCTCAGTTATGTCTCTCATTAAAAGCTGCCATGGTGCCTATGAAGTAATAATACCTCTGTTTAACGAGGATATGCTGCAATACAAGGAGATTTTCATGGTCCTTTATCACAATAGAGCAAACTGGATTTCAGGCTACCATGAACACTTAATAGGATCAGATGCGAGTAATGTTGCAAGTGCAAAACAGGTAATTGTTATCGTATTCAAAGTAAATACCTTTAGTTTCATCCTGGTCCATAATCATCCAACTAGAAGCACAAAACCTAGTTCTGCTGATATAGATATTACAAAGAGAATAAAAGAAGCTGCTGGATTATTTGAGATCAAAGTTCTGGACCATTTGATTATTGGTGAAGGGTTTTATTCGTTTACTTAA
- a CDS encoding methyltransferase domain-containing protein, which produces MQLQDLFRIPIVVEDNHIQLTNLNSNFKSNQLQTNDVFSKKWTATADLNDVNLLYKQQYSWFLELYGFSDEEELALYLRNKRIIIDTGCGLGYKSYWFSKLAPESIVIGIDLSDAVFHAMMKYKECKNLFFLRADISNTYIKENSCDFVVCDQVIMHTDNPDVTFSHFNDIIKMGMEIACYFYRKKALPRELVDDYFRLATHKIKEEDMWELAAQLTELGKVLTELNTKFVSPEIPLLGIKGGEYDIQRFIYWNFLKCFWNPEWGLDLSKVTNYDWYSPSNARRYEKSEIINLVNELNLAISYWHEEEACFSGRFKKI; this is translated from the coding sequence ATGCAATTACAAGATTTATTTCGTATTCCAATTGTTGTTGAAGATAATCATATACAATTGACAAATTTGAATTCTAATTTCAAGAGTAACCAGTTGCAAACAAATGACGTGTTTTCTAAAAAGTGGACAGCAACTGCAGATCTAAATGATGTAAATTTACTTTATAAGCAACAGTATAGTTGGTTTCTGGAGTTGTATGGTTTTAGTGATGAAGAGGAATTAGCTCTTTATTTAAGGAATAAAAGGATAATTATTGATACTGGATGTGGTCTCGGTTATAAATCTTATTGGTTTAGTAAACTTGCTCCAGAATCTATTGTAATAGGGATTGATTTATCAGATGCTGTTTTTCATGCTATGATGAAATATAAGGAATGTAAGAATTTGTTTTTTTTAAGAGCAGATATTTCAAACACATATATAAAAGAGAATTCTTGTGACTTTGTTGTTTGTGATCAGGTTATTATGCATACGGACAATCCGGATGTTACATTCTCTCACTTTAATGATATCATTAAGATGGGAATGGAGATAGCATGCTATTTTTATAGAAAAAAAGCACTTCCTAGAGAATTAGTTGATGATTATTTTCGGTTAGCTACTCATAAGATAAAGGAGGAAGATATGTGGGAATTGGCTGCGCAGTTAACAGAATTGGGGAAGGTACTTACTGAATTAAATACTAAGTTTGTTTCTCCGGAAATTCCACTGTTAGGAATAAAGGGAGGAGAATACGATATCCAAAGATTTATATATTGGAATTTTTTAAAATGTTTTTGGAATCCAGAATGGGGTTTAGATCTTTCTAAAGTCACAAATTATGATTGGTATTCTCCAAGTAATGCTAGAAGATATGAAAAAAGTGAAATTATAAACTTGGTAAATGAATTAAATTTAGCAATTTCATATTGGCATGAGGAAGAGGCGTGTTTTAGCGGTAGGTTTAAAAAGATATAA
- a CDS encoding pentapeptide repeat-containing protein — protein MNIQIEKCKVLIELVENLDSSKIYSVNKSKYGEMLNRIVLLSSGSKIYSDYKLERDEYNIGSNVRKKLLLALVKTKIDSFSFKKIKKNMVFYGVDLSNNNLQFLNLDGIDLRYANLSCTNMVRINLDSANLNGANISRANLDRVSLVEANLISSNLNGVCINEVNLKGAKLDSSNLSYININNSNLENSSFIQSNLNNSMLYNSNLSSCLFMSTNLINAVFTNSTLYNIDIYNSSLGSALFENVVVKNNLKGQLFEKNNVGLDTLFSKYIIICELSSFSDSILCRFKINER, from the coding sequence ATGAACATTCAAATCGAAAAGTGTAAAGTTCTAATTGAATTAGTTGAGAACCTAGATTCAAGTAAAATCTATAGTGTCAACAAATCTAAGTATGGAGAAATGTTAAATCGAATTGTTTTACTTAGTTCAGGGTCTAAAATTTATAGTGATTATAAATTGGAAAGAGATGAGTATAATATTGGTAGTAATGTTAGAAAGAAATTATTATTGGCATTGGTAAAAACAAAAATTGATTCATTTTCTTTTAAAAAGATTAAAAAGAATATGGTCTTTTACGGAGTTGATTTAAGTAATAATAATTTGCAGTTTTTGAATTTAGATGGAATTGATTTAAGATATGCAAATTTGAGTTGCACTAATATGGTGCGCATTAATTTGGATTCTGCAAATTTGAATGGTGCGAATATTAGCAGGGCTAATTTAGATAGGGTGTCTTTGGTTGAAGCAAACTTAATTTCATCAAATTTGAATGGGGTTTGTATTAATGAAGTAAATTTGAAAGGTGCTAAATTAGATAGTTCAAATCTGTCTTATATTAACATTAATAATTCTAATTTAGAAAACTCTTCATTTATTCAATCAAATTTAAATAATTCTATGTTGTATAATTCTAATTTAAGCAGTTGTTTATTTATGTCAACCAATTTAATTAATGCGGTTTTCACTAATAGCACATTATATAACATAGACATTTATAATTCATCTCTTGGAAGTGCTTTATTTGAAAATGTTGTTGTAAAAAATAATTTAAAAGGGCAGTTGTTTGAAAAAAACAATGTGGGATTAGATACATTGTTTAGTAAATATATAATTATTTGTGAATTAAGTTCATTTAGTGACTCAATATTATGTAGATTTAAGATTAATGAACGTTAA